The nucleotide window GGTAGAAATTTATGGATATGATGTGTTTGTAGCATTGAGGAACATTCAATACTTAAAACCAAGCAGATAAATAGCGAGTATTGATTCCCTAAGCCTAATTTCTTTATATGCATTGAATCCACATGACTTGTTACTTCGTAGCATATTTGACCTGTTACTTCGTAGCATATTCTAATTCTATACGAGCTACTTCCTCCCATTGAGAACTATTGTTTGCTTGCAGAAATTTGGATAGACTCTATATCAATATTGAGTACATGGTAAATGATGTGGTCCAGTTTGTTTCCATTTGCATGTGAATTTACATGAAATATTTTATCCTGGTGAAATATCCCATCGCCCTGTATATTTATGTTTCcctttttttattatttattattattattactattattatttaGTTCTGGATAACCTAACTAGTATATGCTTTGTTTTCTTAGGTAACATAGTTTTACTCTGTTCTGATAACTTCATTCCTTCTTTTGAATTTAGTGGGGTATCTTCGTTTAATGAGTTCATCCATGAACTTTCTGTTGATTCTGATGCTGAATCAATTGCTGACTCTGTCACTGGGGATGATGAGCATGAAGAGTTTGTCTGCCCTCCATCTCCATTGTCCCAAAGTTCACGGTTATCGCATGCAAGCAGCTTTGGTAGACGTGATCGTCGACTGAGGAGACATATCAGATATGCAGTTTCTTGGATACTATGGCCATTGAGATTCTTTCTTTCTTTAatattcatcttgttcaatgcCATTAAATTTTGGATGGTAAGGTCAACTGCTAAAGGTGCAGAATCTCGTCATCTCTCAAAAACTGATCTTGCCAAGAAATCATTTCATATAAGGGACCAGTTTCTCCAACGCACAACTGATAGGAGGCGTGGAGTTTTTGAGGTAGTAATTGAGAATTTAATTCCTTTCATCTGTTTATCTACTTTCTGTGACAAGTTAGGATAATTTGAACCTTTCTTGTTCAAATTTTCATGCGCATATCTAGTATTCATCGACCTGCTTCTTTTTGCATAGGATCTTCATCTGGCAATTGAAATTTTCATCGAATCAGTCTTTGACATCGTTCACAAAGCAGCACATTATATTCTTTCTCCTTcagaagtgtggcagaacctgtTGTATTGGATTCATGGAAGTGGTCATGATACTAGTTCTGTTGTTGATGTACCGACAGCTAATGTTGGCAGTGATAATCCTGTTCCAACGGAGAGGAAGACTGTGTATCGTCATTCTCTGAACACAGATTCCCGGACATGTGAAGATGTTATTACTGAGCTTGGGTGAGAAACTCTGTTCCTTTTATTTATGCTATGTTTAGAGCCAAGGTTTGGGTTATAAATAGCTTTAGTATCATAGACATGTATGTGGCTTCTGATACTACTATGGGTATTTTGCTGTGAAATGCTTGTAGATAATAGATATATCAGCCTGATTATAAAGAACTCAGAAGTTTCTTTAGTCAAACCTTATTTGTTATTGAGTATGTCGTTATTTTCATCACGTATTGATTTTTTTTCTGTGTGGTTCTTTCAGGTATCCTTTTGAGGCTATAAAGGTTGTTACTTCAGATGGATATGTCTTGTTACTGGAGAGAATTCCAAGGTGAAAATAGTGACTTTCTTGTGTAATTTTATTTCCTGGTATTTATGGACTAAAacttgatgcattaccttttTAGGCGTGATTCACGGAAGGTTGTCTTGTTGCAACATGGAATATTGGACTCGTCTATGGGGTGAGTGATGACCAAATTACTCTATTGGCAATGTTATTGACATTCCACACAAGTTTACGACATTTGCCTCTGTTTTATGTATTTCTGATTTTTTGTGATATCCTTTGATAGCAGCTTTGTGGCCTAAACACAACTGTTTCAAAAAATAAAGTTGTCTTGAGTTGTTTGACTGTATGGACAGACAATGCAGGACCTCTAACAAATGGCAAGATCATCTATAATACTAAGCTTAGCTATTATAGTTGTTTCTTTGTTTGTGGGTACTGATTAGTAAATAGCCAAATGCAGTGCAGTAGATATTTTTGTTGAGATCAGCACATTGATTGATCAAGAGTGTTGTGTAATTGTCTACCTGTGTATGACATTGTTGCCTTTGTCTAAAAATCTCTGGCCACTATCACCTGGTGAACTTCTGATCTGTGAGCACTGAGCAGGCGATGCTGTTTTCTTTGTGTAATTGTTGCTTTTAGTCAATAGAGTTCTTTTTTTCTGGTTTGGAATGCTGAGCAATTGTCCCTAACCAGTTATGCATTTAACTAACTGTTTCTTTACTTCCTTGATATGCATGTCTTTGGTTGACAAGAGCTCCTTGAAGTTAAACATGGACATTATGATTAGCGTTCTAAAAAATTCTGTTTATAACTGTGCTTGCCTGTCAGTGTTTTCCCATGGATAATTAGAGCATTTAATGCTGAAAGCACTGTTTATATTTGATTTTTTATGCTATATTGAAAATAGAGTCCAAGTACTGATGGGCTGCTGAAATGATAAAGTTAATACAGTTAATTTGGGGTCATTGGGGAAACTTTGAGTTAAAAATGGTTAAGCTTGACTTTAGTTGAAAGCAGTTCATCTTATGTGTACCGTATATTTTTTGGTATAGTTTAGCCCTCATTTGTTATCTTGTTATATATCTTTTCAGCTGGGTGTCAAATGGTGTTGTTGGCTCACCAGCATTTGCTGCTTATGATCAAGGTCAGTAACAGAAACTGGATGTAATGTACTTTTAGCGATGTGAATTAACTGCTCATAGTTCCTTTTTTAATGTAGGTTATGATGTTTTTCTTGGAAATCTTCGTGGCTTGGTCTCAAGGGAACATATAGATAAAAGTATTTCCTCCTACAAGTAAGTTAAGCTCCTGTGTATGTTTGGTTTATCACGAACGGGAAATGCATCTAACATGTGAATCAAGTTACTTTGTTCACTGTAATTGCTTATATGTGTTCACCATTCCTTTGCCAGATACTGGAAATATTCTGTTAATGAGCATGGAACCAAAGATATGCCAGCAATTATTGAGGAAATTCACAAGATCAAAACTTCAGAACTTGGCAAAAGTTACCCTCAATCAGGTGAGGGGACAGGAGATCAAAATGATAAGTTAAAAAATTTGGAAATGCAGGCTTCACAGAAAGACAGTATAGAAGAGCAACCCTACAAGCTTTGTGCTGTATGTCACAGCCTGGGTGGTGCAGTTATGTTGATGTATGTGGTTACTTCAAGGATTGCACAAAAGCCCCACAGGTTGTCGAGACTTGTCTTGCTATCTCCTGCAGGTTTTCATGAGGATTCCAATGTGGTATTCAGTATGGTAGAGAAGCTCATCTTGTTTGTTGGTCCAGTACTTGCACCACTAATTCCTGGACTTTACATACCAACTCGGTTCTTTAGGATGCTTCTAAACAAATTAGCTAGGGATTTCCACAATTATCCAGCTTTGGGTGGACTTGTCCAGACTCTTATGGGCTATGTCGTTGGCGGTGACAGCTCAAATTGGGTGGGAGTGCTTGGTTTGCCCCACTACAACATGGATGACATGCCTGGTGTGTCATTTCATGTTGCACTTCACCTTGCCCAGATAAAGAGGGCAAAGAAGTTCCAAATGTATGACTATGGCAGCCCGGCAGCAAATATTGAAGCGTATGGAACGCCGGAACCATTGGACTTGGGAGCTCATTATGGTCTTATTGACATTCCCGTGGACTTAGTCGCTGGGCAGAGGGACAGAGTTATCTCACCATCCATGGTAAAGAAGCACTACAAGCTGATGAGGAAGTCTGGGGTGGAGGTTTCATATAATGAGTTTGAGTATGCTCATTTGGATTTCACATTCTCACATAGGGAGGAGCTTTTGTCCTATGTTATGTCCTGTCTACTTTCAGTAACCGATCCAGGTAAAGGGCGCATCAAGCAGACCTCCATGCGCCTCAGGAGGCAGAAGAAAGTTCAGTCAGAGATTGAGGAGGGCATGGAGTGCAGAGCCAAGGAGCAATCAGATGAACTAGCTGGACATTTGGAATGATGTGGATGTGGAACCTGCAGGTTTAGTGTGTTGTAAGTTTGTGAATATGATACTTGCGCCGTCTTATACATTTTACACCGTGTGGAAGATCTGGGTAGAGTAGGTCTCTGTTTTTAGTATATCATGTTCATGGGGATCGGTTTTTTTGTATCCCTGTAAGTAACAGTAGAGATAAGCATGCATAGACTCTCTGGAGCTTTAGGTGTGCTCTTTTAAGTATCAAGAACGAGAGCATGGTTAGGAAGCGGATGTTTTGTACTAATGTCCCGTGCTCTTTGAAGAATGCATGCATGCTACCAGTCAGCGGTTCCAACTGCCAAGAATGTTGTTGTCAGGCATGCAATCTATGGACAGTACTTTTTTGTTCGATAGGTTATGCCAATGTATTTCAAGCGAATCAAAGAATAAGACTTAACAATTGAAGTTTGCAAGCCGttaccaaaaaaaaaaggacACATTTTGGAACCAATTGTTTGTTGTTGCATGCGTGTTAACGGAGCATCAATTAGCATAGAAATGTGACTCTAGTTTCACTAGAATCGAAGCAAGCTTCCTTGTTCACTAGAGCTGCGAATTTGATCGGGGCGCTCCTGAAGCTGATCGATTCCTGTAAAATTAGGGTCTGTAATCGAccctttcttttattttctcctgCCCCCATGAGCACCGGTTAGGCTCATTTTATGCTTTGCACATCATTTTTTAAAACATTAATCGAGATCTGAATTTGCCATTTGGGGTAGCTACATCATTGCTACCCTAATGGAAATATATATCCTGTTCCAtagttctatgcttcactttCACCACCATAATTTTAGTAACATCTTTCAGTCAATTCTATCAATCACTCCGACCTATATCACGGTCATCTGTGCGACCGTGCATAAATTGTTTTGATGGTCCTTTTTCAAAAAATTGCACGGATCTTAAAGCATTAGAATAATTAATTAAAATTAATTTGATTTGGATCTGGACTGGAACCGGCCCTATCTGTAGAATCCAGCCCTTCCCCACCAGCCCAGATTTAGAATCACCCAttctcaaaaaataaaaaaaagatttACAATCACCCGTCAAGGCAGCTTCATTTCTCCTACGAGCGGGAACTCGAGGTGTACGGCAAACGACGGCGGCGCCAGCGATCGAGGACTCGAGGTGCCTTCCTCGCCTCGCATCACTCGCTGTGGCGCTGGTCTCGTAGTGCGGCTGGGCGCACGGCGGCGGACGGGGATGGCTATGGCAAACAGCGGCGTACCGGGCGGACGGTGCCGGCGGCGGCAGATGCGGACGTACGCGGCATCTG belongs to Miscanthus floridulus cultivar M001 chromosome 4, ASM1932011v1, whole genome shotgun sequence and includes:
- the LOC136551054 gene encoding uncharacterized protein isoform X2 produces the protein MSALLLTLLPGKGKILEGISGWELRPALRGPRLPRWMESGVSSFNEFIHELSVDSDAESIADSVTGDDEHEEFVCPPSPLSQSSRLSHASSFGRRDRRLRRHIRYAVSWILWPLRFFLSLIFILFNAIKFWMVRSTAKGAESRHLSKTDLAKKSFHIRDQFLQRTTDRRRGVFEDLHLAIEIFIESVFDIVHKAAHYILSPSEVWQNLLYWIHGSGHDTSSVVDVPTANVGSDNPVPTERKTVYRHSLNTDSRTCEDVITELGYPFEAIKVVTSDGYVLLLERIPRRDSRKVVLLQHGILDSSMGWVSNGVVGSPAFAAYDQGYDVFLGNLRGLVSREHIDKSISSYKYWKYSVNEHGTKDMPAIIEEIHKIKTSELGKSYPQSGEGTGDQNDKLKNLEMQASQKDSIEEQPYKLCAVCHSLGGAVMLMYVVTSRIAQKPHRLSRLVLLSPAGFHEDSNVVFSMVEKLILFVGPVLAPLIPGLYIPTRFFRMLLNKLARDFHNYPALGGLVQTLMGYVVGGDSSNWVGVLGLPHYNMDDMPGVSFHVALHLAQIKRAKKFQMYDYGSPAANIEAYGTPEPLDLGAHYGLIDIPVDLVAGQRDRVISPSMVKKHYKLMRKSGVEVSYNEFEYAHLDFTFSHREELLSYVMSCLLSVTDPGKGRIKQTSMRLRRQKKVQSEIEEGMECRAKEQSDELAGHLE
- the LOC136551054 gene encoding uncharacterized protein isoform X1, which gives rise to MLQEFVDNVIAVTKESVKTFTYESLNIARFINGMSALLLTLLPGKGKILEGISGWELRPALRGPRLPRWMESGVSSFNEFIHELSVDSDAESIADSVTGDDEHEEFVCPPSPLSQSSRLSHASSFGRRDRRLRRHIRYAVSWILWPLRFFLSLIFILFNAIKFWMVRSTAKGAESRHLSKTDLAKKSFHIRDQFLQRTTDRRRGVFEDLHLAIEIFIESVFDIVHKAAHYILSPSEVWQNLLYWIHGSGHDTSSVVDVPTANVGSDNPVPTERKTVYRHSLNTDSRTCEDVITELGYPFEAIKVVTSDGYVLLLERIPRRDSRKVVLLQHGILDSSMGWVSNGVVGSPAFAAYDQGYDVFLGNLRGLVSREHIDKSISSYKYWKYSVNEHGTKDMPAIIEEIHKIKTSELGKSYPQSGEGTGDQNDKLKNLEMQASQKDSIEEQPYKLCAVCHSLGGAVMLMYVVTSRIAQKPHRLSRLVLLSPAGFHEDSNVVFSMVEKLILFVGPVLAPLIPGLYIPTRFFRMLLNKLARDFHNYPALGGLVQTLMGYVVGGDSSNWVGVLGLPHYNMDDMPGVSFHVALHLAQIKRAKKFQMYDYGSPAANIEAYGTPEPLDLGAHYGLIDIPVDLVAGQRDRVISPSMVKKHYKLMRKSGVEVSYNEFEYAHLDFTFSHREELLSYVMSCLLSVTDPGKGRIKQTSMRLRRQKKVQSEIEEGMECRAKEQSDELAGHLE